A part of Pectinatus sottacetonis genomic DNA contains:
- a CDS encoding polyprenyl synthetase family protein, with translation MINKMLYIIKKDLQALESGLHREVHSDVALITDIGEHLVKSGGKRLRPSLYFLAAHSQQKYNLNYTLPLAITIELIHMASLVHDDVLDNASTRRGSATANAKWGNNISILSGDFLFARAFAIVADKNYDKRILLRLAKIICGLSEGEIHQNEKHYQLRTEQEYYDAISKKTADFIAASCEIGGITAGLSKADTDSLYTYGLYLGMAFQITDDILDLTSNEQKIGKPAGNDILQGIITLPVIKAIEASPQKDELITIITNKNVDSLMVKDAIKIIKNSNGLDYAREKVYDYLDKSKRVLPDTLPPIIKKSFYQVADFVRKRDF, from the coding sequence TTGATTAACAAAATGTTATACATTATAAAAAAAGATTTACAAGCTCTAGAAAGCGGCTTACACCGAGAGGTTCATTCAGATGTTGCTTTAATAACCGATATCGGTGAACATTTAGTCAAGTCAGGAGGAAAAAGACTCAGACCTTCACTTTATTTTTTAGCAGCACACAGTCAGCAAAAATACAACTTAAACTACACTTTACCGCTGGCAATAACCATAGAACTCATCCACATGGCTTCACTGGTACACGATGATGTTTTAGATAATGCATCAACCAGACGAGGTTCTGCTACAGCTAATGCTAAGTGGGGCAATAATATATCTATCTTAAGTGGTGATTTTCTCTTTGCCCGTGCTTTTGCCATAGTCGCTGATAAAAATTACGATAAACGCATATTATTACGCCTGGCTAAAATTATTTGCGGATTAAGTGAAGGTGAGATTCACCAAAATGAAAAACATTACCAATTGAGGACAGAACAGGAATATTATGATGCTATTTCGAAAAAAACTGCTGATTTTATAGCTGCCAGCTGTGAAATAGGTGGTATTACCGCCGGCTTGTCAAAAGCTGATACTGACAGTCTTTATACATATGGTCTCTATTTAGGCATGGCATTCCAAATAACTGATGATATTTTAGATTTAACTTCAAATGAACAAAAAATAGGCAAACCAGCTGGTAACGATATTCTGCAAGGCATTATAACACTACCTGTTATAAAAGCAATAGAAGCCAGTCCGCAAAAAGATGAACTCATTACAATAATAACTAATAAAAACGTAGATTCCTTAATGGTCAAAGATGCAATAAAAATAATAAAAAATAGTAATGGTCTTGATTATGCCCGGGAAAAAGTTTATGATTATCTTGATAAGTCAAAAAGAGTGTTACCAGATACACTTCCGCCTATAATAAAAAAGTCATTTTACCAGGTAGCTGATTTTGTAAGAAAACGTGATTTTTAA
- a CDS encoding Sec-independent protein translocase subunit TatA/TatB, translated as MFGIGVPELIVILIIGLVLFGPGKLPEVGRAVGKSINELKKATAGITDAPQQSSQQPAQQPAATASVKTEEPAKTTAQSTNINTATQTNSTKTTNK; from the coding sequence ATGTTTGGCATTGGTGTTCCTGAACTTATCGTCATTTTGATTATTGGTTTAGTTTTATTTGGACCGGGAAAACTTCCAGAGGTAGGTCGTGCAGTAGGAAAAAGCATTAATGAGCTGAAAAAAGCAACAGCAGGTATAACTGATGCCCCGCAACAGTCGTCTCAACAGCCGGCCCAGCAGCCAGCTGCTACTGCTTCAGTCAAAACAGAAGAACCAGCCAAGACCACAGCACAGAGTACTAACATCAACACAGCAACACAAACCAATTCTACCAAAACAACTAATAAATAA
- the tatA gene encoding twin-arginine translocase TatA/TatE family subunit: MFDIGVPELLLILIIGLIFFGPGKLPELGKAIGKSIKEFKNASSENESSASKEKPFTEEKIIDVKEEQKK; the protein is encoded by the coding sequence ATGTTTGATATAGGCGTACCTGAGTTACTACTCATTTTGATCATCGGGCTCATATTTTTTGGTCCCGGTAAATTACCTGAATTAGGCAAAGCCATAGGAAAAAGCATCAAAGAATTCAAAAATGCTTCATCAGAAAATGAATCATCCGCTTCAAAAGAAAAACCTTTTACTGAAGAAAAAATTATTGATGTAAAAGAAGAACAGAAAAAGTGA